The following are encoded in a window of Miltoncostaea marina genomic DNA:
- a CDS encoding NAD-dependent epimerase/dehydratase family protein: MRTILVTGAAGYVGGALTRRLLDQPETSVIGVDFCAMDHGAEGVREIIGRPGFTFVREDIRNTDAIEPLLERADAVVHLAAIVGDPACRRDPDETVSINIDATGRLIDASKRHGIEHFVFVSTCSNYGVSDTSTLVTEDGDLNPVSLYAESKVAVEKRLLENGDLPATVCRFATVYGVAPRMRFDLTVNQFTIEALRDGVLEIYGEQFWRPYVHVEDAARGVQLVLAKPDVAVGRVYNVGDSEENYTKGMMYELLKERLPDLEAKWVSIDEDPRSYKVSFQRIADELGYETTWDVPRGMDQIIEYARLGAFPEPKAPRFRN; encoded by the coding sequence GTGAGAACGATCCTTGTGACCGGTGCGGCGGGGTACGTCGGCGGCGCACTCACACGACGTCTGCTCGACCAGCCCGAAACGTCGGTCATCGGCGTCGATTTCTGCGCGATGGACCACGGCGCCGAGGGCGTCCGGGAGATCATCGGGCGGCCGGGCTTCACGTTCGTCCGCGAGGACATCCGCAACACGGACGCCATCGAGCCGCTTCTCGAGCGGGCCGACGCCGTGGTGCACTTGGCGGCCATCGTCGGCGACCCGGCCTGCCGGCGCGACCCCGACGAGACCGTGTCGATCAACATCGACGCCACCGGCCGCCTCATCGACGCCAGCAAGCGCCACGGCATCGAGCACTTCGTGTTCGTCTCGACCTGCAGCAACTACGGCGTCTCGGACACCTCGACGCTCGTCACCGAGGACGGCGACCTCAACCCCGTGTCGCTGTACGCGGAGAGCAAGGTCGCGGTCGAGAAGCGGCTGCTGGAGAACGGCGACCTGCCGGCCACGGTCTGCCGCTTCGCCACCGTCTACGGCGTGGCGCCGCGGATGCGCTTCGACCTGACGGTCAACCAGTTCACGATCGAGGCGCTGCGCGACGGCGTGCTGGAGATCTACGGCGAGCAGTTCTGGCGCCCGTACGTGCACGTGGAGGACGCCGCCCGCGGCGTGCAGCTCGTGCTCGCGAAGCCCGACGTCGCCGTCGGCCGCGTCTACAACGTGGGCGACTCCGAGGAGAACTACACCAAGGGGATGATGTACGAGCTGCTCAAGGAGCGGCTCCCCGACCTCGAGGCGAAGTGGGTCTCCATCGACGAGGACCCGCGCTCCTACAAGGTGAGCTTCCAGCGCATCGCGGACGAGCTGGGCTACGAGACGACCTGGGACGTGCCGCGCGGCATGGACCAGATCATCGAGTACGCCCGCCTCGGCGCCTTCCCCGAGCCGAAGGCCCCCCGCTTCCGCAACTGA